gaaacaccactcggattcagatcgaggaggccattcctcccaatcatgcctctccaggtgtcactgtcatttctcACATGGGCGTTAAAGTCTcgcagcagaataatggagtccccgagaGAGGGCACTATGCAGCAACCCTGACAGGGACTGTCATTTCGCTctgtaggccgaaatgacagtgAGAGACCTGTCCCCTACtcaaaggtgcagggatgcgaccctctcatccaactggggtaaaccccaacacgagacagctgagctggggggcaacaagcaaacccaccccagcccgccacctctccctgtgggccactacagagtagaagagagtccaacctctctcGCTGGGTTTTAGAGCCCAAactgtgtgtggaggtgagcccaactatttctagccgatatctcttgacctcccacacaagcttaggctccttccccccaagcaaggtgacattcaattcaattcaattcaaaaatactttattaatcccaaagggaaattaaattccacgtccctagagccattCTAAGCATCCCGAGAGGAGCATCCCAGCCATCAGACGCTCTCCGACCCCAGGCTGGACTCCAGTAGGACCCCAGCACTGCACGTGCCTTGATTTAGAAGTCCTCATGAAGGCATCTTGAaacgctctttgtctgacccgtaaCCCAGAGCCTGCTTGCCATGGGAGACCATATCACGGGCATTTGAGCCTCaaacaacatagcctctaggatcatttgagcactcaaacccctccactacgttaaggtggcggttcatgGAGGGGTGAATTAAATTGTGCTCTTTCAAAGATCATGTTGTGTTTCGAACATAATGCTGTTCAAATGTTGCTTTAGCATCATATGTCTTTTTGACATCGTCAGTCAGTGGTAAAACTCCCACTACATTATCAGCTGTGTCTACTGTTGCATACAAAAGTGAATTCACTTGATACTCCTCTTCTTTTCCATTTAGAGCTGTTGTGATGTGAAACCTCTCAAATCTTCTGATTCATCTTGGCCATTCAGCTGGGCTTGAAAAGTCTTATCTGTGAACTTTTCTGTACAGTTGCAGCCATCTGGTATTTCTTTACCCATGTCTCTCTCATGTTCTGGATGTAAAGCCTAAGCTACGTTGTCTCTTCTACACCTGTCTGCCTGTGCCCTGTCGGGCCAACTGTATCCTTGCAACACTCATTCATACCACTCACTGTAAACAgccttaaaaaaaacctttcttcatctttttcttctttactAACTGATTTTAGATTTCCACACCTGAAAACACAGCGGAGAGTCATAGTCCGCCACTACTGACACCATTTTTAATGAAGACACGGGATGCCATGTGCCTATGTTCAGGACAGGTTTACTCAAAGCCCTGAAACATGTACATGCAAAGCATTCTGTGAGCAGTAGAGCTTAAAGGGTAGAGTAGTCTGACTGTTACACGTGCAACCTCTTTCCAAGTCCAACCCAACCAGAAATTGCTTTTAGAGTGTTTTTAGAATGTAACTGTGAGCATGGTTGTCTCTTTAACATAATCATATACTTTCCTATGGTAACATCTATGTGCCTTCGAGTGGTTGGATGAAACCCCAAGGGCTGCCTTTACCCTAGGCTCTTCAATACCTACTTAAAGGAAGTGACGATACATTCAGCTCATGAGACATGATGCACAATAAAGAGTTCACAGGAACAGAAAGAGATTTTAACTATTTTGGGGGACATTAAGAATCTCcatgtttcatttagtttttattaataCAGTAACAGGTTGCACAAACCCTAAAAGATCTGTATTAAGGGTAGACTATTTCAGTCCAAGTCTCACTAATCAATATGTCACGGTTCCTGTACATGACTAATTCTAAGGTGGTCCTAATACCGGAAACtcattgaaaatgtgtgataacagaaaataatcaaaCCAAATGCCCAGTCAGTTCCTTACTAGCCACTTCTTGAAGTTGTAAAACTTAATGAAATTAAActattttcacaaattaaaagaaattcttCGCTCActgctgaataaaataaaaaatagttttgatTCTATTAATGGGAGCAGACCGAAAACGTACCAAGCTGTGAATTTAAAccaagggaggtgctgagctgGGATGTGTGTGTCCCTTTACACCCTAATACTGAGATATTCAAGTAACACTTCTTATATTCATCAAAAAGGTTCTGCCTGCATATTTGAGTAGTCTTGGGCTGAATTGGTAGAGTTAATCTAATTGGTTGACTTCCTATCACAGACCTGGCTTTTAAGCCAAAAGAAATGAGTTCAGAGGCATTCCAGAAGTTTTATTTTAGCCTGCTTTACCGGTACCAAAATCCATTTAGATGTGTGTGTAAACTATCACGTTGTTGGTTCTAGGTGAAGCTGAAAGATTTGGAGGCAGTACTTCATTATTCTGATACAGTAATAACGCTGGTAGTGGAACGGACCCTCAGCACGATCCATCAccatcaccatgcttgacagctgcTACTCTGTTGTCAGGTTTGAAAGCCTTACTGAGTCTTTTCATTGTGGCGAAATGGTTCAATCTTCAATGTTCCAGCATCTCCCAGTTTATGAAAGGCTTGATGCTTGGTGGTTCCTGGGTTGTTTCTAAACATCTTAGTCGATTACAGTCATCAGAGGTGACAGTTTTGGGTCAGATGTGTAAAACGTTGACTCAGATGGGTGTTCCAACAGAATGAATGGACTAGGTTTACAAAACTGAACAATGGCTACAAAATGatgtggtttctctgcaacttgttAAAAGATATTAGACTATTTAATTTTAGACAAAGAAATATGCAACCCTTGAaccattttcttgtttttaaagggaAGGTGTGTGTTGCAACATCAGTCCAtcctgaaaaacaacaattcaAATGCATAATCAAAACCTAAATGATGCAAATGATTTATGTATGTAAACTCTGAACCTTTCATGTTGCAGTAAATGTAAAGTCAAAGTGGGAGTATATAATTTTCCCTGTTTAGCACTGCAATCATTTTAGTGCTCATAGAAAGGCACTCAGCGTGATTccttcacacacagacacacacaccatcTGTGAAAACATCCGGGTGTTATCCTCCTGCTGCTGATTATCATCTGGATAAACACTCTTTAGAGAacatgtaaacacacacacttatacTAAATGTCCAGAAGTTGTTGTAAAGCTACAAGTTGCACCAGGTTGATTTAAGGAAAAAACtggtgtttttaaattatttcataataATTTAGCATATAATGTCTATAATCAGCACCCAACCCAAGTTTTTACATGTTCTCAAGCCATTCTTGTGAAGAATCATGTTAAACTACTGCTTGACTACCCAAACCTGGCAGTTAAGTTGGGTACAAAGTTGTCATAAACCTGTTTACACACATATTAGCCTAAAGAAATTTAACAACTGGTTTTGAGGGTTGTTTGTAGGACCAAATTGCAGGCTGGAACTCGGGAGTATAAGgatttaataatgaaaaaaggcaaaaaaaaaactatagcaTGGCACAAAGAGACCAGGATATGGAGCATGGAGGGCGAAGCAGGCAGTACAGTGAACAGGCATAGAATGGGAAGGATACAGTAATTCACAGGGAAAAATcaggagcttaaatactgagggagaaGTGGAGAATGACAAAGGGACCTGAAGAGCTAATCAATAGAGATGTGGAGAAGCTGTGCCAGACTGAAGGCAGGGAAACTGAGGACGGGAGACTCATTAACATAATGGAGCTAAAATTAGACGCAAAGAAACTTCAAACCAAGGAGCAAGACTGCTCTGTACTGAGAGAAATAATCCACATACACAAGGAACAGaacacatgaataaataaaaaaacactaagAAATGAACTAATAAGGCAAACCCCTAAAGGAAAGAcctaaagaaaataacaaacaacAAGGAAgtgatgaaaacacaaacacaaattaaacCCAAAACCTAACACCGAAGGATCATGACAGTTAGCTGAATTATTTGTGTAGACAGACATGTAAACCAAAAAAGGGGATGTACATCGGGTAGATTGATATCAGCATGTTGTCTCAAATCTGTTGATAagcagcatttatttaaaaaacgaaGATGAGGAACTAAGCTGCCGCTGTTAAAATGTCAGGTGATGTAAAACCAAATTATAAATCCTTtccaaacttttccacatattataTGGCATACATCCTGTACAATTCAAGTGAATAAGTAACACATTTATTAGAGGAAAAgatgtataaatataaaaaaagctgAAGTAGCCTGGTTCTGGCTGTTGGGTGGCACAGTtggactgttgccttgcagcatgaAGGTCCTGTGTTTGTATTGCATCCCTGCTAACATATTTGTTATTAATCACTTGCCTTAACTATTCTGTCTCactatttattttctatatgtttttttaattgcctAAACAGTAAATTTCAAACCTAATAAggttttttatatacatatcaAGCAGAGCAGTATAGCAAAAGCCATAAtcctccacttgtgaaagtttgtctgttgggctttttcttgacactcagacaacaattctgaatgcttctctgccagacaggacacattatatataaaaaagaccTAAAGCCAACAAGAATCTGTTTCTAAGACTTGAAAAatggatgttcacagatgctctctttccaatctgactgactagagatgtgcaaagctggtagagggatagccaagagacttgcagcagtaattgcagcaagaagtggttctacaaagtaatgAATCatggaggctgaatacaaatgaacagTGCACAGATTTTTATTCctgaacatttttgaaaactatgtaacattttccttctgcttcaagATTACACAcaagtttgtgttggtctgtcacatgaaaagtcccaatgaaatacattgaagtttgcagttgtaactGTCACAAGAAGCGATTGTTGAACCCGATGCCGACAGAAGGGAGGCAGAGGTGAATGCAAAAACTAAAATGCTTCAGTCAAGAACCTTAATATAACAAAGTCAACAGTCCAAAGTTCAAAACATGAAGTGAGGagcagcaaacaaaaacaaatccaaaattcTGGGGTAAATCCAAGAAACCAGAGACTTGAAGAGATATAAAAAGACAACATCAGATGAACCATCATTGACTGAAAGAACCAGAGggaaatatataataaaaagagagaagcTAGGAGAGAAGACCAGAGAACAAAAACAGAGGGAATCAAATGGAATGACTGGCACATCAAAAACTACAGAACAGTATGCAGACAGAACATAACTCAACACGATAACTACTCAAAACCCACAGGAGATAGGTAAACAGGAGAGAATAAAACCAGAAGTAAAGAGAATACAGAACAGGGAAGAATAACCAAAATTCATCAGGAAACtgccaataaaataaacacagaaactaAAAAGTACAACTTTAAATGCAATTGCACAACAGAATTACACAAAGTCCAacatatgacaaaatgtgaggtTCAATGgttttaaatactttattaagGCACTTTAAGTAGCTCATTGAAACACAGAGGTGAAAAACGTAAGTAACTAACCAGGTAAAAACCAAAAGCAAAATGGTGAGAATATATATTTCTCAGGATTGTCTTCTATCTACATATAAAGAAAAGTGGTATTTTATACTGCTGAACAGCATAGCAACCATTAATAAAAGTCAGAGACCTTCCAATTCCAAGAGTGTCGGGAAGATTAGCAGGAGTTCTCTGAACCCCCACCCACATATTTAACCCTATACACATTAGTGTCTTTACAACTAATGTCACAGCGAAGTTCTTCTCTTAGTTGATTATTtggtctatgtgtgtgtgtgtgtgtgtgtgtgtgtgtgagtggatGGGGTGGGGGGTTTCAGGGTGAGGGTGGGACAACTGGGCTTAGAGATGAAGAGAGATAAGAACAAAGAGGGCAGAGAGGGAGGAAAAAACAGACCCACAGGGAGGCATTTCTGCTTTGGTTCTGTACTCCTTTCTTTCATTCCCCTAACACACATGGATACACACACATTCTTGCTGTGTACTTTCTAACCTTCAGTGTTTTACTGCTGAGAGAAACAGGCAATCTGCGCAGACAGCCCTCTGAGCACTCATAAAATGTGAATGTGAGTCTGACAAGTTTTAAAGGCGTTAAGATGACTCTTAGAGCTGGAGTTATCCCGGACAATAAACTATTAACACGctttttcagaaatatttaaaatctgtgCTGCTCTCACCAAGgttgaaaaagagaaaacctGAAAAGGCAGATCTGACTCTGCTACTGATAAGACAAGGCTTTGAGCAAAACTTAATTAAAGGTTTGGCAGGAAAGTGTTGTGGAGGAAGCCTCCTCTGTCCATCTGGTTCCCACGCACCTGAAACAGGGAGCAAACCCCTTGCATGCTCTTATTTTAGGGATTGTTGGTCATGATAACATCAGCAACATATAGGTGAGATCTTGAAATCTGTGGTTGTTATACCATGcgtgcaacaaaaaaaaactcttttgaTCTCATTCTCCTCCACATACCTAAAGCAAAACAcctgttttgtcttgttttgccTTTGGGTTATGGCCTCTACATGTGAAGGCTCATCCTCAAAATGAGTGTAGCCTTTAACCCCTGACCTGTGACCTTGTACAAAGCAGAGGAAGGTACCACATCACCAAGCACCTTGTGGACTTTTACTGATTATGTGTTATAGCTTTAGTTAACATGTCAGCCAGGACCAATGGAAAACAACATGTAGTCTTTGCTGATATTATCACAGACATAAACAGCTTCTGTCACACTGTTTATCTTCCTGTGTATTTTGGCATAGTTTAAAACATGTGTTACCTGGGTCTACAAATGAGGAACATCCATTCCCACGGTGCCTTTGAACTATGTGTTCATTTTTAATTCTCCTTGTTGATTGGTGTGTGTATATTGGTATCAATAGCTTTCAATTGATACTGtgaccatttatttatttttgttcatatttaAGAATCAACGAACCATTTGGGAATAGAATTCCATTGCTGCATCAGTGCCCCCAAGTTGTCAGATTATTGTTAGCCAAATTTATTAGAAAGTAGGTCATGCTGTCAGTTTCACCTTGAGCTTCAAGCACTTGGCATTACAAGGTGGGTGAATCTATTTTACGGTGATAGTATGTCCTAGACCATCACAATGTAAAAACaactataaatgttttttcGAAATACttgcatccatctatccgtcaaCACTGACCAATTTCCCTGTCTCTACTGAAGAAATGCAGCCCTACAatatgatgttgccaccaccatatttcaccatAGGAGTGGTTAGTTCTGGCTGATGTgtaatgttagttttccaccacacatacaTGTTTAATGacttttttggcactagtggccctTATTTAATAGTAATTTGACAGGAAAAAAAgtgaagagagaacagaatgatATGCAGCAAATGGCCTGAGATCGgcaatcaaacccaggacaattgcgtcaagaactacagcctctgcacatggtgtgCCTGCTCTATCAACTGAGCCACCCAGCGCCtcccacacatagcattttgcatgtagttcAAAAAGTTATGCATTGCTAACTATCTAACCAGCAACTAACCAGAGCACATTCTACCACATTGCATTAGGTAAGTGTGGCTCTGCAGACAAAGAGGTCCCTTACCCTGCTATCCTCCTGGATGTCCCACTCAGGGCTGAAGGTGTGGAATGGTTGGCTCCCTTGGCTGCAGTTGGAAAACTGGAAAAGGCTGGAGAATGTGCGTCTGTTCTCCATTGTGTCAGGGAAGACTGCATCCTGGAAGTTCACACCATGAGGTAGGATGCTGTAGTTCTCATCCATCCTTAGAAGGAGATTAAAAGGACTAGTGTGAGATGACATTCAAAATCCAATAAACCGACACATGCTGTGGTTATTATCTGAAATGAGAGCCATAAAACACTTTGGGGATCAGATTTAAccagttttaaagtttttgcagGTAATCTTTTAAAACTGACAACCACAGTTTATGGGAAATGCTACCTGCATATTTAGAATTAAACCATGAATCCAATCGGGGCACCGCACCTGAGGAAGAAAAAGTAGGAGTAATTTTCCATCACGGTGTGGGACTGGCAGGATAGGTACCCCAGCCCGGTCAGGTTGAGCCTGGATCCAGAGGGCACCTCCAGCATACTGCCCCAGGCCTGGTCGCACAGCAGCTCCACCTCCGCCGAGTACAGCAGTCCTTCCTCCGCGCTCTCGTAGCCGTACCCGAAGGGCAGCGAGTTGTGCATGTTGCCCGCTACGAAGCCCAGCGGCTCCCGATGGATCGCCAGGACCCGAGCGTACACGATGATCTCCGCCAGCTCCGCCCGGCAGGCCTCGCTCAGCGGCCGCCACTCGGAAGGCAACTGGCAGCCGTGCGTAAAAGTGTCCATAGTGTCAAACTGCGCAAAAACGCAGAGCGTTGCAAGGAGGAAAGTCACGGAAAGCATTCCGAATAACCCGAAAATCTACTGCTGGGTGTTTCTAGACTTTATTCTCGTTTATTATTACTATGACACAGTTATTTTCCCGAAAATGAGTCTCTACAGTAGGCGTGCAAAGTATGCGCTCAGTTTAGTTTCGTAGTAAATGTTGTGATACCTTACCTGGGCGCTGGAGGATGCTGTTTAAAATCATCTACAACAACGCATCTACAAAGTTTTAAGATATCCAACACTCTAACATGAGCACACCTTTCATTAGAAAAAAAGCGGATCAGATTCAGAGTTTCAGAGAAACTTCAGCCTCTCCAGCTTGTTGCTGCGTTCATTCCCCGAGCTGTGAGAACCGCAAGCTGCTGCAGTCTGTGCTGCATTCACAGACTGATGGACACCTCAGGTATTTGGGCTTCCTAGCTGGTCTGGTGGACATGTGAAGTTgtaaagcacaaaacaaaaatcttaataTGACAAATGATTACTATAAGTAGTAGCAGTAGAAGTATACACACTATATATATTCAATGTTTCCGTCTCTTTGTttgtataaatattatttaatgtacTGTTATTAAGGGTACAGGAACTATGGGAATATTATAGTGTACTAACAAGAAGTAAATCCTAATATAACGAAATTTAACGTTATTTTTTGTGCTTGTctatcattattatttaatatactGTTGTTAAGGTTACATAAACTACTGAAATATTATAATATacgcaaaagaaagaaaagacaatAACAAGATTGTATTGGTCATTTAAGGTATTATTTTACAACCTTAGCTATAGATTGATGCATCATTGTGAGATAATAACTTATTGGCATCCTGAGTTCATGGAGTTGCggaaatagttttttgtttcgtttgtaaaataaaaaaatgtagttAATATAGATATTAAGTCAAAAATAGTCCCTGTTTGAACCCATTTGCAGATGTTTACTAAATCTCTGCAGCTAAATAGAAGTAGATGTTTTCCTGACAAACTAGACCGAAGAACACCAATCAGCCCAGTTAAAAAGCGGTGCTTTCACCTGAACAATACTGACATCTAGCGGACATTAGTGTGAAACGTGAAGATTAGGATTTAAATGAATGAGAATTACCTGCCTTCAGTTGACCTTGCATAGCACGAA
This portion of the Girardinichthys multiradiatus isolate DD_20200921_A chromosome 17, DD_fGirMul_XY1, whole genome shotgun sequence genome encodes:
- the ccdc3a gene encoding coiled-coil domain-containing protein 3a, yielding MLSVTFLLATLCVFAQFDTMDTFTHGCQLPSEWRPLSEACRAELAEIIVYARVLAIHREPLGFVAGNMHNSLPFGYGYESAEEGLLYSAEVELLCDQAWGSMLEVPSGSRLNLTGLGYLSCQSHTVMENYSYFFFLRMDENYSILPHGVNFQDAVFPDTMENRRTFSSLFQFSNCSQGSQPFHTFSPEWDIQEDSRLLCSSVQLALFEEEERGRRLQARLAAAERRNRQLKERVGKVKRSLRNARKAAHKAEQEVRELHEKLKAAERRAGHHLNAVMQEEPPFGGLTSAAIRDRMQL